In Silene latifolia isolate original U9 population chromosome X, ASM4854445v1, whole genome shotgun sequence, the following proteins share a genomic window:
- the LOC141620083 gene encoding putative carboxylesterase 13: protein MEAQPSTEILHDFSPRILIYKDGRVERLRKDVIVPPSYDTTNRVHSKDVKISPGASARIYWPDDIPENTRLPILIYFHGGAYCQYSAFSSMYHTFLNTLVNEARVIAVSADYRLAPESPIPACYDDTWDITKWVISHSAGSGPDPWISQWADMSRVFLAGDSGGANMSHNMLAQAGRAGLLSSPARKVEGVVLVHPFFAHGELEEIVDFLSERKMGVLDPRFNPMTDPARMRKEVVCERMLVCVDKDDIIRERGILYYKALKETGWEGEVELLETNGGGHVFHLWDPTLEKAHEFVKVIASFINKNGVN, encoded by the coding sequence ATGGAGGCCCAACCCTCAACCGAAATACTCCATGATTTCTCCCCTCGCATTCTAATTTACAAAGATGGCCGAGTTGAGAGACTTCGCAAAGATGTCATTGTCCCTCCTTCATACGACACAACCAACCGCGTCCATTCTAAAGACGTTAAAATTTCTCCGGGAGCGTCGGCCCGGATTTATTGGCCCGACGACATCCCGGAAAATACCAGATTGCCCATCCTCATTTACTTTCATGGTGGGGCCTACTGCCAATACTCTGCTTTTTCAAGTATGTACCACACCTTCCTCAACACCCTAGTGAATGAGGCTCGCGTGATCGCGGTCTCAGCTGACTACAGGCTAGCCCCAGAATCCCCTATCCCCGCGTGTTATGATGACACGTGGGACATAACCAAATGGGTCATTTCCCATTCAGCTGGGTCAGGACCCGACCCGTGGATCAGCCAGTGGGCTGATATGAGTCGGGTCTTTTTAGCTGGGGACAGCGGAGGAGCCAACATGTCTCATAACATGTTGGCTCAAGCTGGACGGGCCGGGCTACTAAGCAGCCCGGCCAGAAAAGTTGAGGGTGTTGTACTAGTCCACCCATTTTTCGCCCACGGAGAACTCGAAGAAATAGTTGACTTCCTGTCTGAGCGAAAGATGGGAGTGTTAGACCCGAGATTCAACCCGATGACCGACCCGGCTCGGATGAGGAAGGAGGTGGTGTGCGAAAGGATGCTGGTGTGTGTGGATAAAGATGATATTATTAGGGAAAGAGGGATTCTTTATTACAAGGCATTGAAGGAGACTGGTTGGGAAGGTGAAGTTGAGCTATTGGAGACTAATGGAGGTGGCCATGTTTTCCATTTGTGGGACCCTACACTTGAAAAGGCGCATGAATTCGTCAAAGTCATTGCCTCTTTCATTAATAAAAATGGCGTTAATTGA